Part of the Pagrus major chromosome 9, Pma_NU_1.0 genome, AATAACCATTAATATGATTGTCAGGCTTCCTCTATGTGGTAACAATATACAGAAGGTATACTGTGCCAGCTGGAATATTGTAAAATTATCATGTGTTACAGATGCCGTTAACAGTATTGCTGCTATGCTGGGGGCCATAGCTATAGCTGCCGTTCCCTTTGGTTTTATCTTGTACACATATCTGAGAATTGTGGTTGCTTGTTGGAAAAGCTCATCAGAGGTCAGGGGAAAAGTATTACAGAGTTGTCTTCCACATGTTATATCATTTGTGATTTATATTGTCACATCGTTTAGTGATACTGCCTTAAGCCGACAAAATCTTGATGAGATAAATCCCTTTGTGGCTATTTTTTTGTCACTAGAATTTGTTGTCATTCCTCCACTTTTGAATCCTCTTGTGTATGGCCTTAAATTACCAGAAATTAGAAGACACATTGTCAAGATATTATGCTCAAAAccccagaggaagaaaaaatccTGTAGAACATTAccagagcctgtgtgtgtgaatccacAAAACCCATGATTATTGTCTGAGTATCTGGTGTCCTAATTAACTTCCTTTCTCTACAATCAGACCAAGGCTAATTGAAAATGTCaccttacattttatttgactttgtcttttattgttATAATCGACTTCATAGCACAGTTTCTgcagtgaaaaatgtgtttgtgtttgtttccataTGAATTGTAATTACTTTGGCCACCAATGTTAATCATCTATGTTAAATTAAATGGTTTGCCATATGCAAATACTGTGTCTCTGTAATAAGACTCCATCTATATATAGATTTTTTGATATCAAAATCTTTACCTTAGCACTTAATGTCAACAGATTTCcagaataaaaggaaaagtgaaatTTTATTACATCTATAGATTAAAGTAAAGAAGAGCTCTGTCAGACATTTAACTTATCCATGTTTCATTTATTATactttttctgctcttttcaCATCTCTCTTCATTCCATGTAAATACTAAAATGCCTGGTCCACATGCCGTTATCAGAGATTTACATAATCATAAGTAAGAGGCTTGGTTTGGTCTTGGAACAGAAACCCCTAATTGGCAAGACTGCATGACTTTTAAATCAAAGAGGCCTAAAGAACAAGTGAACATGAAACTAACATTCTTACtgattactaataataatactaacCCAGTTTTTATAGCACCTTACAAAGCAAGTTTAGGTCTTTCAGTTTTGGTGCCATAagataaaagtgagtttttatGAGAGATTTTACAGAGGACATTGTGTCTGCTGAGATCCCCAGGCAGAGAGTCCCACAGCTGAGGGGCcctgacagagaaaacacattcCCCTTTAATGCCAAATTAGATATTATAACTATTAGAAGGGATCCATTAGTAAGGCCTTTCCGGATAAACTTGACAACAGAGTTCTCTTCTTTTGGTTGAATAATGTTGTTGGTGTAGACTATCAACAGGATGGGGCTAGGCACACAACTGGCGTTGAGCGCTAGAGTAGAGGGGCTGTGACTGTCAATCCAGTCTGGGATCTGTTTGTGGGAAGTCCAATATCTAGTTGCAGAGTGTGGTACTCAAGCCCAAAGTACAAAGTTTAATGGGGAAGATTGTATTGAATtctgagctgaaatcaacaaaaagCCTTCTGATGGAGGTGTTGTTATTTTacaaggtgtgtgaagactgagtagATGGCAGTTGAAATTACATAGCAAACTGGTGAAGGTCAAGACTAACTAGGATGTTTTCTTCAATGTGTTGGAGAATCAGTTTTTCAAAGCACTCCATCACAATAGGTGGGGTTTGCCGCATGGCGGCAATTGTCTAGACTAGACACTGCAGACTATTTAGGTACAGGGCTGGGGGTGGCTATCTTAAAGCAGGTAGGAACACTCTCTTGTGACAGTAACATATTAAATATGTCAGTAATGACGTCCACTATCTGATGGGCACATATTATTACAGCCGGGGATGTTATTAAGCCCAGCAGATTTACTCATTTTCACTCTTAGCAGGATTCTTCTCACAATTGCTTTGGTTACTGACAGTGGCCAGTCGTCTGCAGTCACAGTAGACATCGCAGCTGAATCACACATGATAGCGGTACTCCTGCTTTTGTATTGTGTGATGTTCTGGATTGCCTGCCACATacctttggttttgtttgttgttggtcTCCAGTCTCTACTGGTGTCTCCCTTGTACTTCCTCCTCCCAGTCTACAATGATCTTTGTTTTCTGCACATTCATCAATGTGTtttggatcagccaccaaaAAGATCAGACTACAATGGACAGTCAGGACTGCAGTGAAAATTATTGTTGTCAATGTGTCCTCCATTCAGGAATTACACATCTCCAGGATCAGAGAACATATCACTGCAGAGCCACCttgtatatattaaatatagACATGtatactaaccctaaccctaaccctcttggaaattgtgattttgttgttcttttctgtacatgcaacatctactgcatgtctgtccgtcctcgGGTTTGTTTTCTCAATatggcatttttttcctcacttgacttgagggtctaaggacagaggatgtcgttcactgtacagattgtaaagcccactgaggcaatgtgcttgtgattttgggctatataaataaaattgattttatttgacttgATATTGTTTACAGAAACACCTGACTTGCATATAGAGCTTTCATTTATGTTGTTGTTCATTGGTGCTtcttatatatatttatatactgtatatatttatatataaacaaattTGTTGAGCTAAACATGGTCCAGGGTGTTGCTTCCCCTTACTGGGGTCATGGATGCACTGTTGGAATATATAGGTAAAATGATTCTCTACGATAACAATACCATTATAGTGAACATCTCAGTATTATGTAACACACTGTAGTATTTACacaaataatgttaaaatagaAATCTTAAGATGCATTATGGCTAAGAGATAAATGATCATACTAAAAGGATTATGTCACCATCATAATTCTCCAGAGTGGAGAATGTATGTCTGAAAACATGTCCAGAGTCAGAGAACATAAAATAGTCATTAACATCTCCCATAACCTGCACACATGTGGTGTGTCTACAGAGTGTATCTAATCTAGAGCAAAGGTAGAACACACCTTAAATTTGTATTCACACGAGTCCGGTAAGCATAGTGAAACTACTGTCGGTATGACAAATATTATATGATATTTtgttcaaaatattaaaattttcCTTCACACTGGTGCTCAAAACTCTGTCAAATCAGCTTACTGATTTCTCAGGACAGAAATAAGAGTTTATCtcacaacaaagacaaaaatactGATTACCTTGTCTCTGATTTATTGTGAGTGGAATGGAAAACAGCACTGTTTCGTTTTACTTTAACCTCACCATGTTTGTGAACATTGGACACTACCGCTACCcagcctttgttttttgtttcctacTTTACAGCTTTATTGTTCCTGCCAATTCTGTCATAATACTGGTGATAACTCGAGAAAGAACACTACATGAGCCCATGTATATGTTTATTGCTATGTTATGTGTCAACTCTCTGTATGGTTCTGCTGGTTTTTTCCCCAGATTCCTCATGGATCTTCTTTCTGATACTCATTTGTTCTCACGTCCTGCTTGTTTCTCTCAgatttatgttatttacacatATGCCTGCTATGAAATGACCATTCTGGGCATTATTGCATATGATAGGTATGTTGCTGTTTGTCATCCTTTACACTATCACAGAAAGATGAACTCCAAAGCAGTTTTAAAGTTGGCACTGTGGGCTTGGATTCTCCCAGCTGTTGGTGTTATAGTATGCATTTCTTTGTCTGCCAGGCTTCCTTTATGTGGCAATGAGATACAAAAAGTCTTCTGTGCCAACTGGAATGTTGTAAAATTGTCTTGCGTTAGTAATGTTGTGAACAATATCTATGGTTTGCTTTTGACCATATCTACAGCTTTCTTCCCACTTTTCTATGTCTTGTATACTTATTTACGAATTGTAATTGTTTGCTGGAAAAGCTCAGCagaatttaaaggaaaagtatTACAGAGCTGTCTGCCACATGTTGTTTCATTTGTGATTTATTCCATCACAGCATTCTGTGATATTGCCTTGAGCCGGTATGATATTGAAGAGGTAAATCCATTTGCAGCTGTAATTTTGTCACTGGAGTTTGTTATTATCCCTCCGCTTCTGAATCCTCTTGTGTATGGGCTGAAGTTACCAGAAATTAGAAGACACATTTTAAGAATGTTATCACGATATAAAATAATACCTAAAAAATGATCACTTAGAACTTCACTACTGCATACTGTAtgcttatgttttgtttattttaaacctAGACTGTGAGAACACAttagtctaaaaaaaaaaaaagtctcttcgttttcatgactgaatcaactgaataaacaggacaacacaatgtcatactgttttacttgttaatatttggcagacccagccaactttctagcttcaaacagtgttcagtaTTTTCCTCTAAGAagcagcttgtttgttcagttatggaaaagatgaaaccacatagtgcccctttaaagacaGTAGATATCAAATTTAATCTTAATCAGTATAATCAGTGTAACATAAAAGATCTCACAGGCTCCCCAAAATAATCTGACTGTGACAACGTTAAGGTAACATGCTTAATGTCTCTATCCTGAGTATGATGGCATATGATAGATATATTGCTGTATGTGATCCTTTAACCTATCACAGCATGGTTACTCCAAAGACGGTCTGTAGGTTGGCAGCCCTTGCCTGGACCTGTCCAGCCTTTTCTGTTTCAATAATTCTTTACTTGACTGTCAGACTTCCTGAAAGTATACTGTGCCATCTGGAATATTGCTAAACCGTCTTGTGTTACCACTTATCAACAATATTTTTGGCTTGCTCTTCACCGCAATTACAGTAATCATGCCCTTGATGTATGTCTTGTATGCCATGTATGttataggcaaccgagagagaaaggaaaggtCGAATTTTTCATGTCgagttacaatccgctcacaaaTGGACAGTACAAAAGTGATTTGTACATGTAACGTGCAGATGTCATAAAACATGCTAAAAATGGGtcaccaaatatacttgggcAGTTTTTGATATAAGTGGGTCGCCCAAGTACAGTCGGCAGTCCAATTCAGCTCCTATTTTAGGAGGGCTGAGGGGCCGACATTTCATTTCCTATGTCTGTACATGTTAAAACAAAGCACTTTTTATCTTACAAtaaggaaagaagaaaacaatgcACCTTTTGAATCTTAGAAgtaggttgtcagtttgattccTGTATATTCCCTCTGTTTGAACAGCCTGGTTTAAAACGTGTTATGAAATAAGAGTATTTTCGTGCTTAGCAACAgacataattaataaatgggCTAATAAGCCTactaacaaaatgatcaaagggcTGGAATGAAGTTGTTAAAGGATGGCATTTGGCCCACTGGCTGTCAGTTGAATAGGTCTGGTCTTGTTTGGGAAACATTGCCCTGAAACCTGAACCCAAATCTGTACCTGTCTGCCTACCAGTACCTTTAACCTGCCCCATTTATCTGTGGGTTCTTCTGTCTCCACGATGGAGTCCCAAGAAGGGGTTGTGGTCACAGCTGTCCAGCGCCACAGCACCTGGCCAAATCTGCGACTGACCACCAGCCAGAACTTTCCACTGccatttttgccattttgtcgGCCTCTCTGACGTCACGTAACCAGTTTAGACAGCTGCCTCTGTTGGATTGTTTGAATTCCCATTTACATCTGCTCATTATCTGTTGCTGAAAGGATATAAACTGATATGAGCGGTGCAGGTTGGGCTgtagacagacacagagctggATGCAGATGCAACATATTTTCTATATGTGATTAAATATCTTGTTTCAGATTTAGAATGATATCGGAAACTGAACAATTTTCAGTATGATGGATAATGTTTCAGAAATTACGATGTTTACTCTGTCAGGGTTAAGTGGGACAACAAACTACAGACACACTCTCTTTGTTCTCActttactgtgttactgtgtgacTTGGCTGGTAAATTTGACCATTATTGTGACGATTGTTGTGGATAAAAACCTTCATGAGCCCATGTACATCTTCCTCTGTAATCTGTGTATCAATGGACTTTATGGGACTGCAGGCTTTTACCCCAAATTCTTCATTGATCTTCTGTCTACCACTCATGTCATCTCATATGCTGGATGCCTTCTGCAGGGTTTTGTGGTGCACTCTTCAGCCGTTGCTGATTTCTCTATTCTCGTGGTAATGGCATATGACAGATATGTGGCTATATGTCGACCTTTGGTGTACCACTCTGTGATGACTACACAAAgagtttgcgtgtgtgtgttttttgcttgGCTTATACCcttttatttaatgttcttAAGCTCAATAACAACATTAAGATTGAGGTTATGTGGCTCACACATACCAAAAATCTACTGTATCAATCATTTGGTTGCTAAACTGGCTTGTTCTGCCTCCATAGTACATGTTATTGTTCCAGcttttaattatacattttattttttacatatcatGTTTATTGTTTGGTCTTATATGTATCTCCTCAAAAAATGCCTATTTTCCAGTGAGAACAGAAGTAAGTTCATGCAAACATGTCTGCcacatttattatgtttaattaCTGTTCTGGTGTCTTtactttttgatttgttgtacATGCGATTTGGCTCAAAAAAGTTACCACAAGGTGTCAAGAATTTTATGTCAATGGAATTTCTCATTATTCCTCCAATCATCAATCCGCTCATATATGGTTTCAAATTGACACatataaaaaacagaattatacAGTTTTTGTGTGGTAAACGTCTCTAGACTAGTACATCATCTATTGTATGTATTTTCAAAGTAATGCTTGTTTATgataatacaaaatgtatttcatagatatttattatattaatgtttttcaatATCAGTTAATCATTTGATCTCATACTGTAGCTTTTTACAATCTGAAACACAGAAACCTGAATGTACCGTTGCTGAATCTAGTGTCTTTAAATAAGAAACAGgaaagcttttttaaaatgtaatgttaatgaCCTTCATCGATACATATATTTCTCATCCCAATAtgcttttcttaaaaatattgataaatgtACATTAAGGTGTCTGATTGTCGCTCAGGCTGCAGCACCTCAGCTTGAATCTCACATTGAAGGGCAGACACACAGTATGTTTTGCCCTATGATGATACACATGATGTGTAAAATGTTAGGGAAATATTATCTGAGTACAGGTAAATTTACTTACAAGGACACTTTCATGCATTTGAACACAGGTTACTGTCTTTCAAATGAGCCCCTGAATATGAATGTTACCgtttgaaataaacaaagtttATACATATTAACTCCATTGGTCTAATTTTGAACAAAGCACTTTGAAATGGCTGTAATATTAAATAGGAGTCTGgtttgtgctttgtttttcacatattaCATAATTACACGATTGGATATGAAGTTAATGTTCTATACTAACACCTACTTTTCACTGCCATCTGGAGCAAAGCATTTGTggcagttttacaaacacaacTTTACCAAATTTAAATGCATAactgacattttgttgtttgtatttattgccTTGTTGCAAAGTGTCTTATTcacttttttgataaaaagcaaacaaacttGAAACCTAGATATTTAACAACAGCAGGAAAGGACATTTAATGTTCTTCTAAAATGATAGCAAGTGTCACAAATCAGCTCAATGCATGTGACAAGGAGGGGAGACCATAAATTAAAATAccaattatgtattttattatgtatatttataaaaaaacaacgaTATAAAAAGAGCATGGGCTAAAGAGTTATTGCATCAGCAGAGAGTGGAATGTATTGGATGAGGGAGGAATGTGTATGTTAGTGTTGCAGGCAGCAAAATATTCAACCAGTCCAAAACCAAGAGGTGTGGGTCAGAGGAGATAGAGACAATGATAAAGGGCTGGCATTTAGGGCTCGTGGAGTCCTACACAGTTGGCACCAAATTAAGCCTGTCGTCACACCTTTGGTGTACCACTCTGTGATGACTACACAAAAAATTGCtacgtttgtgttttttgcttggTTTATACCCCTTTTACTGGTGTCTGTGGCCACAATAACAACGTCAGGATCAAGGTTATGCGGCTCACACATACCAAAAATCTACTGTATTACTTATTTGGTTGCTAAACTGGCTTGTTCTGCCTCCATAGCAAGCATTATTGTTCCAGCTTTTaactatacattttattttttacatgttatatttattgtttggtCTTACATGTATCTACTCAAAAAATGTCTACATTCCAGCGAGAACAGAAGTAAGTTCATGCAAACATGTCTGCCACACTTATCCTGTttgattattgttgttgtgtgtttgctttttgatttgttgtacATGCGATTTGGCTCGAAAACGTTGCCAGAAGGTGTCAACAATTTTATTGGAATAGAATTTCTCCTTATTCCACCAATCATCAATCCGCTCATATACGGTGTAAAATTGACACAAATACGAAACCGAATTCTTCAGTTTCTGCGTGATAAACATCACAACACTCGGGTCATGAGTTAATCTGTGCAGAGAATGTGTCATTAGTAGAAAGAAAGTTGATGTTTTAAATCGTCATCTGCTTAAGTTGTTTGGTACAGAAGTGCAAAGAACACTGTATCACTCAACTTCTTAATTTTTCATAGTCTTATTAACCCTTGTATGGTGTTCGGGTCTGTGGgacctgttttcattttttatcaaaagaaaaatgatacgattaattattttttcaaactcagactCATTGGCCATGGCtcattttctgtgaagaaaatcaatgaccacacactgtacaccccccctacacatttacattacatacaggATGTTCCGGGTCCACTGGACCCAgggtgcgtctgtgtgtgtgtgtgtgtgtgtgtgtgtgtgtgtgtgtgtgtgtgtgtgtgtgattgtgagtttgtttgtgttgtgtttctgccccTGCCGTTCCGCACAAGGTTGCAACATTGTTGCAAAATTCAATCCCCAACACCGTCTGCTCTCACATTCCCGCACATTTTACCCTCTGTCTTGCGGAgtagcacttcataaatgtgatcTAACAAAGGTAAAGGGCAAATATTAACCATATATGCTGTTTATATTGCTTGTAATTGGGATGAAGTAAACATCTGTTGAGTATTTAACATAAAATTGTTTGACtgtgttgaattaaaaaccCAAAAATGCAGCGGGTCCACCAGACCCACGAACACTGGCTGAgtaacaaaaatatgaacaccaCACAAGGGTTAAATATAGTCGGCATAATACAATCATATGTATTAGTATCTTTGTAGGTGTAGTATATTGCATACTCCAAGCAACACTGTACTTCTTTGCCAGCTTTTAGCACTGACATAATGTTTTCCCAGGGGTGAGAAGGAGTTGGattttgtctgtgtggatgCTTTATacaagttatttttcttttttttgtgtgttctttTTGACTTTAATGTTGTGCATTGTAGACTAAATATATTTGCTGTCATCTTTTAAGATGTTCAACTGTAATGAAACCTGAATAATATTAGAAGAATAAATAATTGAAAGTGTACTGATTTCATCATAAAGCCTCCACTAGTTCATTTTCATACTGGgaaaaatgaattcaaacagATAGTTGCTGGGGAAGAAGGACAgcagggttaaaaaaaataaaaataaaggtaGTATTTGGAAAATAATAACTTtctaataataacaactttatttacacagcacttttctaaacaaggttacaaagtgcttcataGAAAAGAGAATCAAAAGCAGATAAAATCAACACAAATAgagataaaacaactgaaaattgTGAAACATTGTGGGATAAAACAAGGAATAAAGTGGTTAGAATAACTATTGCTGAGAATGTCAGTAATGTAAGGAATGTAAGATTTTctgaaaatcaaataaagaatGTCTTTTTAAGCATAGCTTTACCTTATAGCATGTagtgtaattttctttttgaacatGCATGTGTAGCAGAGGAAAGTCTTACACCAAGGATTGATTTTATCTATAAATTGCAATAATTAAAAAGGCTAACACAACATATAAATGGATAAACAATATGTTTTCAAACAATATTCCAAACAGCTCCTGTTTTAATGGCAAGTGAATATTTACAGTTAAGCTATAATCTAGAGCCACAAGCTGGACATTTGATGAAGTGGAGCTGCAACTACCTCAGTTAGAGTAAAGTAGTGGATCGTATTAAACTGGATTACATTCAACTGATTTGTACTTGCATAGAGTATATaccaacacaacaaaatgcCGTTCAACATCAGGGTTAGTGATAAAGACTCCCCATGACATTGAAGTGTGCcgtatttaattttttatattctatatcagtgtttgctgcttttcagtGGCACCAACGGCAGTCATTTCTGTGTTATAATTTGGCACAATAACAACATTGAGATCAAGTTTATATGCCTACCACATAATGAAAATTACTATGTTAAAGatgtcatattatgctaattttcaggttcacacttttatttgggggtcctagtaaaaggtttacatactttaattttcagaaaccattatttttctcatatggtgcattgctgcagcatcccttttcacactatGTCTTGAACGCTtagttttagctacagagtgagacatctcgtctctgttcagtctttggcgagagttgcacatgcgcattacttaagAGGCAGGAtatagccaatcagaggcagagtacgGCGGGTCATGttgagcaaggtagtgtgatctaaaataacactACTACAGCAGTGgcaactgtatgtctgttcACTGACTGGAGTatacatattttataataaatatgtagaaatatatatttatataatgccagttacatagtgacgcacataaattacagaagtaaaggctcaactccaaaccaggtgattcaggcagtgcaggaacagtgttttctgtgggagagagtgaCTCTCTTTGACATggactttggcctttttaactttgCAGTAGTGATGTGCGAGTCATGAATGAATCGTTCAAAACTCGAGATTCTTTTTACTGACTCGGGAGTTACGAGTCATTGTCTCCATTAACTCGTTCACTGACTCACCGCTGCTACCACCAGCTAactgcaaagaggagacatgccACACAACTGTTATTCTAACTGCAATTGCGTAAATGTATCAAACtagctcacagctcactcgctctccctcccagctcgtagagCCCCTCCCATACCCATGAAACTCGTTGCTCCGCACCGTTCAGGACTCGGTAGCTGCAACTGGtagctcacagctaactcgctctccctcccagcttgtagagcccctcccttacccgAGAAACTCACTGCTCCGCACCATTCAGGACTCAGCATCTCAGACTCGCAGTTCACAggcagctcacagctcactcgctctccctcccagctcgtagaTCCCCTCCCTTACCTAAGAAACTCGCATTCTGAGGCGCACAATCTGGgtgactgactcaagtgactcaagtgactcgaaAACCCGATTTACTTTAGTGAGTGACTCATACAAACTCGAGTCAGTAAAAGGAATCGAGTATACCATCActactttgcagaccttttacatgcacaaaaatgctacagaACACGATAAAGGTAAGGCAAAAACCtcaaaagcataatatgacctctctaaaagggctctgtggaacttctgtgttgtgctggaagctggtcgCAGACTCTATTTGTAAAATAACGTTATCTACTGTCGCTCGCGAACGTGCCTAATGTCACATCCTTTGGTCTGTCACGGACAAACTGACCTGAGTCC contains:
- the LOC141001991 gene encoding olfactory receptor 10A3-like, yielding MENKTLSFNFNLTMFMNIGHFCYPAFIFFLLLFIFIVSANLAMIWIILREQTLHDPMYIFIAFLSINSLYGATGFFPRFLMDLLSDTHLFSRPACFTQIFVIYTYASYEVTILSIMAYDRYVAVCHPLHYHSKMNSKTVCALSFFAWVCPACNLTITINMIVRLPLCGNNIQKVYCASWNIVKLSCVTDAVNSIAAMLGAIAIAAVPFGFILYTYLRIVVACWKSSSEVRGKVLQSCLPHVISFVIYIVTSFSDTALSRQNLDEINPFVAIFLSLEFVVIPPLLNPLVYGLKLPEIRRHIVKIFSKHSITIGGVCRMAAIV
- the LOC141001992 gene encoding olfactory receptor 10J4-like, translated to MENSTVSFYFNLTMFVNIGHYRYPAFVFCFLLYSFIVPANSVIILVITRERTLHEPMYMFIAMLCVNSLYGSAGFFPRFLMDLLSDTHLFSRPACFSQIYVIYTYACYEMTILGIIAYDRYVAVCHPLHYHRKMNSKAVLKLALWAWILPAVGVIVCISLSARLPLCGNEIQKVFCANWNVVKLSCVSNVVNNIYGLLLTISTAFFPLFYVLYTYLRIVIVCWKSSAEFKGKVLQSCLPHVVSFVIYSITAFCDIALSRYDIEEVNPFAAVILSLEFVIIPPLLNPLVYGLKLPEIRRHILRMLSRYKIIPKK
- the LOC141002819 gene encoding olfactory receptor 4B13-like, with amino-acid sequence MMDNVSEITMFTLSGLSGTTNYRHTLFVLTLLCYCVTWLVNLTIIVTIVVDKNLHEPMYIFLCNLCINGLYGTAGFYPKFFIDLLSTTHVISYAGCLLQGFVVHSSAVADFSILVVMAYDRYVAICRPLVYHSVMTTQRVCVCVFFAWLIPFYLMFLSSITTLRLRLCGSHIPKIYCINHLVAKLACSASIVHVIVPAFNYTFYFLHIMFIVWSYMYLLKKCLFSSENRSKFMQTCLPHLLCLITVLVSLLFDLLYMRFGSKKLPQGVKNFMSMEFLIIPPIINPLIYGFKLTHIKNRIIQFLCGKRL